Part of the Anaerolineae bacterium genome, GAAATCCTTCATTCGACAAACGGAAATCGAGCCGTAATTGAGAGGATAGCTCAACCATTTGCCCTGTTCCTCCAGGCGATGTTGGACGGGATGCAGATCAATGCGGGGGTCCAGATCCAGGTCTCGGACATACATCCGGTAAGTCCGGTCTTCCCAGCGATCGCTCAGGCGCACCTGGCCGCGAAACTCTTTCCAATAGCGATAAGGCACTCCCACCCGCTGTTCGGCATAATGTAATAACGAAATCGCCTGCACATCGGCGCCGAGCAGCAGAATTTTGAAATCCAGCTCGATCATCCGCTCGAACGCCGACTCGGGGTCAAAGGCGCCAGGCGTATGACGACCGGCAAGGTCAGAAGCATAGCGACCAATGACAGCGACGGATTGCAGCGGGTGAGGGGTACGCCGGGCAAGATGATGCTGGCGCACCAGTTCGGAGAATGTCCCCATGCCGACAGACGGCGTCGTCTGGAGGTCAAAGGGCTCGCCGCGCGCAAACGCAAAGTTGAACGTGGGCACCACCAGCGTCCCCTGAGAGGCTTCGGGGGAAGGATCTTCCAGATCGACCCCCAGGGTTTCCGCAAGGACGTGCAGGATCATCTCTGCCCCTCCCTCGGGCCTGCCGAGAAAATGCAGCGCCGAATGCACCATCACCCCATCACCGCGCTGCAAACCGATTGCATAAAGTGCTTCTAACAACGAGCGGCGGGATAACGCTTTCACTCTACATACTCATCCCATAGCAAACGCCCGACCCGAAATTCGAGCTTGAAGCCCATCCGTTCGTAGAGTTTCCAACTGGCTTCATTATCCCGCAGAACCTGGATTTCAACCGAGTGGACGCCCTGCTCGCGCAGCCAGTTGAGCGCCAAACGGGAAAGCTTATCGCCAATTCCCAGGCGGCGTGCT contains:
- a CDS encoding Aminoglycoside N3'-acetyltransferase, producing MKALSRRSLLEALYAIGLQRGDGVMVHSALHFLGRPEGGAEMILHVLAETLGVDLEDPSPEASQGTLVVPTFNFAFARGEPFDLQTTPSVGMGTFSELVRQHHLARRTPHPLQSVAVIGRYASDLAGRHTPGAFDPESAFERMIELDFKILLLGADVQAISLLHYAEQRVGVPYRYWKEFRGQVRLSDRWEDRTYRMYVRDLDLDPRIDLHPVQHRLEEQGKWLSYPLNYGSISVCRMKDFVQMVEDFLTADPWGLVTNRPANSIVE